The sequence GCAGCGTTCCCCCCGGGAGATACTGCATGTAGAGGAGCTTCAATTCGCCGTCCGCAATGAGTCGCTGGTCGAAGATCCGCACGATGTATTCGTGATCGAGCTGGGCGAGAGTCTGCGGCTCGATGCCATGGTTGTGGGAAATCTTGACCGCAACCAGTCGCTGCATCGATTGCTGCCGAGCGAGATACACCTGCGCGAAGGCGCCTGCCCCGATCCTCATCAGGAGGTCGAAGTCGTCGACGCGGTCGCCGACGTCGATGTTGCCGAGAACAACTTGCGCCCGTGGACGAGCGATCATCGTGCTGCGGTAGTCACTCGTGTACTCGTCGAGCTCAGGGTTTCCCGCCATGGTGGCGGCCATGGTGGCCGCGTCGACTCCGCGCGAACTTCGGCGGAGGGCGTGGAATTCTTCGTAGACCAGCTCGGCAGGAAGCGGACCATCTTGCAGCTCCGCGAACTCTTCGCGGTAGTCGGTCAGTCGTTTGGGGAAGTCGTGCCGAACCCAGCGGTATTCGAGGTCGATCTTGATCAATTCGATCAGTATCGATCGCCGCTCGGCCGGTTCACGGGGTAAGTAGGCGGACAGGTCAGGTGGGGACCCGGACCCCCAAGCCTCCGAAAATTGTGCCACCACGGTGGCAAGCGCTGTGCGGGTTCGTTCAGCTGATTCGACCAGATCGGTCGGCTCGTACATCGGTAGCTCGGAGTGCCGCCCGAGGCCATCACACAGCGGCTACGCGCGCTGTGGCCTTGTTTCGTTGTCGCCCCACATTGTGTCCTTCCGCCGAGTCTCCCCCGCTCAAGGGTATCGCTCCGATACGAGCGTATGGGCGCAAAGAGGGGGATCGCCCGCGTTCGAGTATTTGTCTGCAACTGCTCCGATGCGGCACCAGAGCCGCCCGCTACGAGGCACGATAGATCAAGGCGTGGGCACTGCTGACACAGTCTCCGCCGTCGACCACCGACGGCGATCGTGAGGGTTGACGAAATGATAAGCACGACATCGGTCGTGGGCCGCCGCGTACTGGGGCTGGTGTTCTTCCTTGTCCTGGCTCTGTTCCTGGCCGTCACGATCGGCATGTTCGACAAGACGTTCACCAAGGTGGTCAAGATCGGACTGGTCACCGACACCGTCGGAAATGCGCTCCCGCCCAACGCGGACGTCAAGGTGCGTGGCCTGATCGTCGGAGAGGTGCGCTCGGCCTCCACCAAGGAGGGTGAGGTCACCTTGGATCTGGCCATTCAGCCGGACAAGGCCGAGCTCATTCCGTCCAACGCGACGGCGCGATTGTTACCCAAAACCCTGTTCGGCGAACGGTACGTGTCGCTGATCGTGCCGGAGGGGGACACGGCTCCGCCGATCCAGGCCGGTGACGTTCTCGAGCAGGACAAGAGCGGGAACGCCGTCGAGATCGGCGAGGTCCTCGACGGCTTGCTGCCGCTGCTGCAGGCGATCCCGCCGCAGGACCTGGCGAACACGCTCGGCGCCCTGTCGCAGGGACTCAGTGGACGCGGCACCGAACTCGGTCTGACGCTCGATCGGCTCGAGGAGATCTTCGCCGGACTCAACACGGAGCTTCCTGCCATTCAGGAGGACCTGCGGGGTATCGCGGACTTCTCGCAGACGTATTCGGAGGCGGCACCGGACCTGGTCAACGCGCTCGACAACCTGCGCACGACGGGGAACACGGTCGTCGAGAAGCAAGGTGAGATCTCGCGGCTTCTCTCGGGGCTCATCGGAACGAGTTCGTCCACCGCGGACCTTCTGCACACCAACGCCCAGAACATCGTCATGATCGCCGCCGATTCGCGTGAAGCACTGCAACTCCTCGGCCGTTACTCTCCGAGCTTCGGTTGCACCTTGGCGGACTTCGTGAAGGCCGCACCGATCGCCCGTGAGCTACTCGCGCTGGACGATCCCAATCCAGGCGGTCGAGGGACTGTTCAGTTCATCAACCCGAAGGGTCGCTACCTGCCCAACCAGGACGAGCCGCGCCTGCTCGACGATCGCGGACCCGCCTGCTACGACAACGTCACCGCACCCGGCGGCAAGTTCCCGCAGTACCCGGGTGGATCGTTCAACGACGGCTCCTACCAGGTGCCCACGCGGAATCCCGGCCCCCCGAGCATCGAATACTTTCCCGCGCCGGCCGGCGTCCCGGATCAGGTTCCGGGATGGGGCGCCGAGGTCGTGCCCGCCAGTTACGCGGGTTCGAAGATGGAGCAGGACACGTTGGACGTCGTCTACGGCGAGGCCGGGGGAATTGCGCCGGAAGACGTGCCGAGCTGGACAACACTCGTCGGCGCGCCGACCATCAGGGGAACCGAGGTGACCTTCGAATGACGACGGTCAGGGCCGCTGCGCGGGCCGAGAACAGACATACACCGATCTCACAGCTCACCTCGAGGTTGTCTGCACGTGCCGCTGTTTGCATGGACCTCACAAGGAAGCAGCTATGGAGGGCTCATGACCGACAACGCACGCCATCACTCCGCGGACGCGCACGAACACGACCGCGGACTCACCCACGACCTGAGGACGATGCTCTCGCGCCGCCGCGCCTTGTTCGTGCTCGGAGCGGCGGGCGCGTCTGCACTCGCCGCGTGTTCGTCCTCCGGATCGACCATCACTGCGACGTCCGCGTCGAGCGAAGAGGCAGCGTCGTCGGCCGTCGCCACCGACGGCACCTGTGTGGCAGCGGCGCCGCAGGAAACAGCCGGGCCTTACCCGGGTGACGGTTCCAACGGGCCTAACGTTCTGATCGAGTCGGGCGTGGTGCGTCAGGACATCCGCAGCAGCTTCGGGTCGTACTCGGGCACCGCGGAGGGCGTCCCGACGACCATCGAATTGTCACTTCAGGATTTGTCGAACGACTGCGCGGCCGGGACAGGCATGGCCGTCTATCTATGGCATTGCAACCGGGACGGAGAGTACTCCCTCTATGGCCAGGACATCGCCGAGCAGAACTATCTGCGCGGCGTCCAGGTGGCGGACTCTGCCGGAGCCGTGTCGTTCACGTCCATCTTCCCGGCCTGCTACTCGGGGCGCTGGCCACATATCCATTTCGAAGTGTTCGACTCCCTGGAAGCCGCGGTGGCGGGAGAGGATCCGCGGTTGACCTCGCAGATCGCGATACCGCAGGACGCGTGCGAGAAAGTCTTCGCCTACGACACCGGATACGCGAAGAGCGTGAGCAACTTGTCGGACGTGTCTCTGCAATCGGACAACGTCTTCGGTGACGGTTGGGACGCCGAGTTGGCGACCGTGACGGGTGAACCCGCCGGCGGAGTGACGATTTCCATCACGATCGGTGTCGCGGAGAAGTCGGCGAACACCGAGTCCGCTCCCGCAGCCCCGCCGGCCGGTGGTCCGGGTGGCGGGCAGCCCCCCTACGGGTCCTCGCGGCCGGTAGGTCCGGGGTCCGAACGAATAGCACTGGGGTGCAGGTAGTTCGACCCTGTGCGTCGTTCCCGATCCAGGGTGCGACGAACTGTTCAGGCACTGATTCCTGCGGTGAGGATGGCGGCGAGTTCGCGGTAGGCGTGGGCGTCGTCGAGGCCGGTGCTGTCGCGGACCCCGCGTTGCTGAATGCGCACCATCATGGTGGTCACGAGATCGGCGGCGAACGCGGCATGGACGTCACGGAAGTCTCCGCCGGCCACACCGTCGTCGATCAAAGCCTTGACGCGCCCGGCCGCGATCTGTGTGTTCTGCTCGTAGACCTCGCGGGCCGGCGGGAAGGCGTCGAGGTCGGCCATGAACTGGTCGGACGCGGCCGTAAGTGCGGTCCCGACTGCGGACAGGTAGGCGCTGATCCGCTCTCGGGCCCCGTTGATTTCTGCGATGTGCGACTCGACGTCCTCGGTGGCGCGGCGGAAGAAATGCACCGTGGCCTCCCGGACGAGCTGCTCCTTGCTGTCGGCGAGGGTGTAGAGGGTGGATTTGGAGCACCGCAGCCGCGCGGCGATCTCGTCGAGAGTCAGATGGGCGAATCCTTCGGCCAGGAAGAGGTCGACCAGCGCGTCGAAGAGCTGGGTGCGCCGTCGCGTCGCGAATCCCGGTCGGGTGATCTGCTCCATACACCGGATAGTACTGGCGCATTCCTTGCAGTACTACTTTCGCATCAGTACTGTGGGCCGTAGCTCAGTACTGTTCTGTCGTCTTCTCGAGGAGAAATTTCGTGGCCGTCGATCGTTTGCTGCCCACCGACGAAGCTCGTGACCTGATTCAGCTCACGCGCGATGTCGCCGACAAGGTCCTGGCGCCGATCGTCGACGAGCACGAAAAGTCCGAAACGTATCCCGAGGGGGTCTTCGCCACCCTCGGTGAGGCCGGACTGCTGAGCCTGCCGTATCCGGAGGAGTGGGGCGGCGGCGGACAGCCCTACGAGGTGTACCTGCAGGTTCTCGAGGAAATCGCCGCCCGGTGGGCGGCGGTCGCGGTGGCGGTCAGCGTCCACAGCCTCGCCTGCCATCCCCTGATGGCCTTCGGCACGGACGAGCAGAAGCAGCAGTGGCTTCCGGACATGCTGGGCGGCAACACCATCGGCGCGTACAGCCTGTCGGAGCCGCAAGCCGGATCGGATGCCGCCGCGCTGGCATGCAAGGCTGCCGCGACTGATGGCGGATATGTGGTGAACGGTGCGAAGGCGTGGATCACCCACGGCGGAATTGCCGATTTCTACAATCTCTTCGCCCGTACCGGCGAGGGGTCGAAGGGCATTTCCTGCTTCCTGGTACCGAAGGGCACCGAGGGCCTCTCGTTCGGCAAGCCCGAGGAGAAGATGGGCCTGCACGCGGTACCCACGACGTCGGCCCACTACGACGACGCCTTCGTCCCGGTCGAACGGCGGATCGGCGCGGAGGGGCAGGGTCTGCAGATCGCCTTCAGTGCACTCGATTCCGGGCGCCTCGGTATCGCCGCCGTCGCCGTCGGTCTCGCCCAGGCCGCGCTCGACGAAGCCGTGAGCTATGCCAAGGAACGGTCGGCATTCGGCAAGAAGATCATCGACCACCAGGGGCTCGGATTCCTGCTCGCCGACATGGCCGCCGCAGTCGACTCGGCGCGCGCCACCTACATCGACGCAGCGCGCCGCCGTGATGCCGGACTGCCCTACTCCCGCAACGCTTCGGTGGCCAAACTCGTCGCCACCGACGCGGCCATGAAGGTCACCACCGACGCCGTCCAGGTGCTCGGCGGCTACGGCTACACCCGCGACTTCCGCGTCGAGCGGTACATGCGGGAAGCGAAGATCACCCAGATCTTCGAGGGCACCAACCAGATCCAACGATTGGTTATCAGCCGCACCCTCGCCGGCAACTGACTACTTCACCAGAGGCGGGTCGGCGCACCGTGTGGTGTGCCGACCCGTCGTCTTGCCTGTTTCAGCTGAGCAGTTCGTAGATCAGCAGGCCGGACAAAGACAGGATCGAGACGAAACCGAGCGCCCCGATGACGTTCTTCCACCAGGTGTTGCGGAGGTTGCCCATCAGCTGGGAGTTGTTGCTCATCACGAAGAGCAGGAACCCGAGGAACGGTGCGATCAGGACAGTCAGCGCCTGAGCGACGATGATGAGCTGGACCGGCGACTTCGTGAACAGGATCGTGATGACGAGACCGAAGGCGAGGATCACGGCGCTGGTGCGTTTGGCCGTCAGCGTGCTGGGCGAAGGTCCTTTGTCGAGCGCGTCCGAGAGCATGGTGCCGCCGGCGGTGGCGTTGGCAACCATCGCGGAGAACGCGGCCCCGGACAGGCCGAGGGCGAAGATCGTCGATCCGACGGGGCCGGCGAGTGGTTCGAAGATCTTTGCCAGGCCGGCGAGAGTGGTTGCTTCGGTGTCCGCCCGTCCGAGGACGGCGGCCGCGACGATGATGACGAGCGAAGTCATGATGCCCGGTGCCACGATGCCCGGAACGGTGTCGGCAATGGTGGTCTGCCGGTATTCGGCCGCGGTGCGCTTTCGTTCGTGGGTGCCGTACGAGGTGAAGAAGGCGGCGTTGAGCGAGAAGTTGGTGCCGACCAGGGCGACGACGAGGAGTTGTCCGCCGGGCGGGATGGAGGGGACGAGCCCGTTCACGGCCTGAAACCAGTCGGGCTGGGCGATGACGGCGCTGATGACGAAGGTGGCCGCCAGCAGCGCGACTATCACCAGCAGGACTCGTTCGACGGTGCGGTATACGTTGCGGAACAACAAGATCAGACCGACGAAGGTGGTACAGACCGCGGACCAGATGAGCGGGGACCCACCGAAGACCATGGACAGACCCAGACCGGAACCGACGGCGTTACCGACCGAGAAACACAGGGTGATGATGAAGACGCCGACTCCGGCGGCGACGCCGACACGGCGACCCAGCACGTCTTTCACCGAGCTGATCATGGACACCGGCGTGCGGATACCGAGTCGGACGCTCATGTCCGCGTAGACGAGCATGAAAACGGTCGAGAGGGCGATGACCCAGATCAGGGAATAGCTGTATTCACTGCCGGCCTGGACGGCGCTGGCGAGGTTGCCGGGACCGAACTGCCACGCGCCGGCGATGAACGCGGGCCCCGCCATCGTCAGGGTGCGGACCCAGGTGCGTTGCGCCCGGCGCGAGCCGGCGGGTGGTCGAGGAGTGTCCGCGACCACAGCATCGCCTCCGGCCGATTCGACTGACGTACGAGATTGCTGACTCATTGTGAGCCTACTTTCTGGTGTTCGAACCGCCGATGCGGTGTGCGGCGCTGACGTGTGGTCGGCGCCGCCGGCTCGAAGGGAAGCTACGGCGACGTACGGCCGCGGTGGGCCGGGGCTACTGGGGGCGCTGCCCGGCCCGGAATATCCGGGCCGGGCCGGCGGGAACGCGCACGGCAGATTCCGGGAAATGCCCGGGAACTGGTCCGACGGGGTGTGCTGGGTCAGGCGGGAACGGTGACCGCGGACAAGCCGGCCGACTGCAGGGCCGCGGCGATCTCGGCACCGGCACCCTCGGCCAACGGAAGCAGCGGCGGGCGGACGGTGGCGTGCTCGAGGATGCCGCGGGCCACCAGACCTTCCTTGAGCGCGACGGTGCCCTCCATGTGCGAGCCGCGGTGATAGACATTGGCCGTCACCGGCAGCAGGCGGTCGTGGATGGCCCGGGCCGCGGGGTAGTCCTTGGCCTTCCCGGCTGCGATCAGCTCGACCAGCGGCTCGGGAGCGAGGCCGCCGTAGCCGACCAGCAGGCCGTCGACGTCGAACACCGTGTGCAGCAGATACTCGTCGTGGCAGCTCAGAATCTGCAGGTCGGGGTTCTCGCGGCGCAGGACCGGGATCTCACGGTCCCACCGGCGCATGTTCCGCACCCCGTTCTTGGTGGCGAACACGCCCGGCTGAGCGGCGATCTCGAGCTGGGTGTCCAGGTTGTACGTGGCCTTGGTGACGTCCGGGTACTGGAACAGAATCAGCGGCAAGCCCGACCCTTCATAGATCGCCTTGTAGCGATCCTGCGGTGCACCCTCCTGGTAGCCGAACCGCAACCACCCATGGGATGGGTAGACCAGGCCGGCGGAGGCGCCGGCGTCGACCGCCCGGCGCGCTTCTTCCACGGAGACGGCGGTCCCTTCGCCGGTGATGCCGGCGATGATGGGCAGCCGGCCGTCCACGGAGTCCTTGAAAGCGGCGATGACGCGAACCTGCTCGTCCTGGGTGAGGAAGGTTCCCTCACCGGCGTGGCCGAGCACGACCAGGCCCTTGACGCCGTCGACACTGCCGAGCCACGAGCCGAGGCGCGCGATGGCGTCGTAGTCGACGTCGCCGTCACGGGTGAAGGGTGTTACCGGCGCCGGAGTGAGTCCGCGAAGGTCGAGTGTGCTCATGATTCTCTTTCCGATCGACGTTGTGCAAACGTTCCCGGGAACGTTCCCGTGAACGATTTCATCGTGCAGTAGAATCGGCGATTGTGTCAAGCGTCACGTGACCGTGGCGGTGTGAACGGGACGTCACCGTGGGTTCGCGGCGGCGCCGGGGAGGTAGACAGGAAGATCGTGGAAGCAAACGCACACGGCAAGAATCGGGTAGTGACTCTGCGTGAGGTCGCGGAGGCCGCGGGGGTAAGCACCTCGACGGTGAGCCGCGTGCTCGACGACCGGGTGCCGCCGTCGCGGTCGGCGACGGCCGAACGCGTCCGCGCGGTCGCCGATCAACTCGGCTACCGGCGCAACACCTTCGCCTCCAGCCTCCGGCGCGGCCACACCGCCACCATCGGGGTGCTGGTGCCGCGGCTCAGCGACACGGTCATGGCGCTGATGTTCGAGGCGATCGGGCGGGCTGCGCATCGGCTCGGTTACTTCACCGTCGTCGCGACCACCGGCGACGACCCCGCCGACGAGCAACAGGCGGCGCAGACTCTCCTCGGTCGCAATGTCGACGGCCTGATCATCGCCTCCAGCCGCCGCGAAGACCCCCTCCCGCGGCAACTGAGAGAACAAGGCCTGCCGCACGCGCTGGTGTTGCGCACCGACGGCGTCAGCCCGTCCTCGATCGGTGACGACGAGGCCGGTGGCTACCTCGCCACCCGGCACCTGATCGACCTCGGGCACACAGACATCGCGGTGCTGTCCGGCCCGCTGTTCACCTCGACCGCCACCGGGCGCCTCGCCGGCGCGATGAAAGCCGTTCGCGAAGCAGGGATCACCCTCGATCCGGACTGGATCATCGAGTCCGGATTCGGAATCGAGAGTGGCGAGGACGCCGGACGTCGGCTCGTCGCCTCCTCGACTCGTCCGACAGCCGTCTTCGCCGCGAACGACAACCTCGCGCTCGGAGTCATGGCCGCAGCGCACCAACGGTCGCTCTCTGTCGGTGAGGATCTGGCCCTGGTCGGTTACAACGACATCCCACTCGCGCAGCGACTGCCGGTTCCCCTGACCTCGGTGCGCACCCCATTCGACCAGATCGCCGCCACTGCCCTCGATCTGCTGTTCTCTTCCGCAGCGATCAGCGATCCGATCCGGCGTGCTCTGCCCACCCTGATCCCGAGACGCTCTTCGGGACCGCACAAATCGCCAAACTGAACGGCGCTGGAGAGGAAGTGCCCAAGGTATGCGAAGTCGACTGCACTTTCGAATCCGATCCGAACAGTGACCCGTTGCCGCATACCGCGCCGAGGATTCCTGTCAGAGTTCGGGATGGGCGGCGGTGTAGGCGTCCCAGACCTCGGGACGCAATCGGCCGCGGTCAGGCACGGGGAAGCCCTGGCCGCGGGCCCACGCGCGAACCTCGGAGGTGGACGGCGCGGGCGCCTCGGCGGGAGTGTCGTTATCCGCCGGTGCGCCCGAGGCGGGTGCTGCGGTGTCGACATCGGCCCAGATGTGGGCGGCCGCAAGGTACCGGTAGGTCCATTGTTCGGCGAGGGCGCGGGTTTCGCAGAAGACGAGCGGCACGTTCGGCCAGCGAATCTGGAGTTCGGCGAGCCCGTCCGCGACGACGGCGGGCCGGACCCGGTCGAGGGCGTATATCGCCGAGTAGCGGTCCTCCACCACGACGGCGGCGCGGGGTAGCGCAGCGAGTTCGGCGAGGGCATAGCGCAGCTTTCCGCTGGTAAGGCTCGATACCAGGTCGGGGAGTGATTTGCGTTCGACCGAAGCGATCAAGGTGTCCTCGCGCAGCAGTCCGTAATCTCCACACGGTAGGGCGCGTTTGACCGTGGTGACCTGCTGGTCGGTGAACCGGTACGGGTATCGCTCGTGCGAGTCGACGACGATGTGCAGGTCGGCGATCCCGGCGGCGCGGGCGGTGGGGGTGCTGACCTTTGGTCGGGCTTGTTTACGGGTGCGCGGGGACTGCCAGAACACCATGTCGCGGCCGCGGGCGGTGGTGAAGACGATCTGGGACCGATTCTCCCTTCCGCGGTCGAGGATGAGGTCGATGGCGGCGCCGCGCCGGGCGCACGACCGCAGTCGTACGCGTTCGACAACCTCGGGGTGTTCTGGCCACTCGCTGATCGGAACCGGGTGGCAGTACAGCGCTTTGGTGCGGGGCCAGGTTCCTGCGGTGCGCAGCACGAGGCCGCCGTCGATGGGCAGCCGGAGCAGATAGGGCAGCTTGGAATCCGGGTCCGGATTGGCAGGCATGAGCAACTCCACACCCGTAGGGTCTCACTGATCTCTGCTCTACACGGTGAAGACGGCGCCGGTTTCATGTCCGGGTGAGGCTCGTGCTCGGCTCCGAGGACGGCCCCGCCGAGTGTGGTCGATGAATCGTCCGGAGACGACGCCGATTCGGATACGTCGACGCGGGACTGACACCGGTGCCCACAGGTGACCCGCTAGAAAGGCAGCATGCCGCGGTTGTCGCGGTCACAGCGGAGTTGACTGCGGCCGGCTTCGCGCACGGTCACGAGATCGGTCGCGGCGGAACCATACGAACGACAAGCTTTCAGCGGCGAGGCCACCGAATACGCGACGACGCCCGGGAGAGCAGCCACTGCTCGGCCCGGGCGCCGCGAACCTACGTGCCGCCGGTCAGACCACGGACATCGCATCAGCGGCGTCGACCGCGGGGTAGATGGGGTACTCCACACCGGACAGGTACTGGACAGTGCGCACCACCTGGCACGAGTATCCGAACTCGTTGTCATACCAGACGTAGAGGATGGCGGTGTCGCCGTCGACGATCGTCGCGTTCGCGTCGACGATGCACGCGGCGCGCGAACCGATGAAGTCACTGGACACGGCGTCGGTTGCAGCGGTGTAGTCGAGGTTCCGGCTCAGCGCTCCGGTGAGCGACTCCTGGCTGAGATGCGCGAGCACCTCCTCCCGGGTGGTCTCGCGACCCAGCTGAAGGTGGAGGATCGCGACGGAAACGTCCGGAGTGGGAACGCGGATCGAGTTGCCAGTGATCTTGGCCTTCAGCTCGGGGAGCGCCTTGGCGACCGCCGACGCGGCTCCGGTCTCCGTGAGCACGAGGTTGAACGGCGCCGAACGACCACGACGGTCGGCCTTGTGGTAGTTGTCCAGGAGGTTCTGGTCGTTGGTGAACGAGTGCACGGTCTCGACGTGCCCTCGGGACACACCGAATTCGTCGTCCATGGTCTTCAGCGGCGGGACGATGGCATTGGTGGTGCAGGACGCGCAGGACACGATCTGCTCGTTCGGGTCGAGGTCGCGGTGATTGACGCCGTGCACGATGTTCGGGACGTCTCCCTTGCCGGGGGCGGTGAGCACCACCTTCGCGACGCCGGGGCGGAGGTGCTTCGACAGTCCGTCGCGGTCGCGCCAGATTCCGGTGTTGTCGATCAGGATGGCGTTGTCGATGCCATGCTCGGTGTAGTCGAGGCTCTCCGGGTCGTTGCTGTAAATGAACTTGATGACGTTGCCGTTGGCGATCAGCGTGTTGTTGTCTGTGTCGACCTTGATCGTGCCGTTGAACTGCCCGTGGACGGAGTCACGGCGCAGCAACGATGCGCGCTTGATCAGATCGTCGCTGCCACCCTTGCGGACCACCACGGCACGTAGGTTCAGCCCGTTGCCCGAACCGGCCTTCTCGATGAGCAGTCGAGCGACGAGGCGACCGATACGCCCGAATCCGTACAGGACCACGTCCTGGGGCTGCGCGGGACTCGTGTGGGCGCCGCCGACCAGGTCGGCGAGGCTCCGTGCAACGAACTCTGGGACCGATGCTCCGTCACCGTTGGCGCGATAGGCCATCACCAGCAGTCCGAGGTCGACCTTCGAGGGCCGAAGGTCGAGGTGAGTCAGCGCTTCGAGGAAGGGGAACGTCTCCTCGACGGACAGTTCGTCGCCGCTGATCTGCCGGGCGAAACGATGGGTCCGCAGGATACTGATGACCGACTTGTTCACCAGGGAGCGGCTGTGAAGCAGGATCGTCACCGAACGTCTGCGGTGCAGGCCGCCGATGATCGGGATCATCGCCTCCGCGAGAGCTTCCTCGGAGTTCCACTGGGCCAGTTCCACTGTGCTCACTGCGCTTGTCTGCCTTCCCGGCTCATGTGTCCTTGGATCGGATGCCGGCGAGCGCACACCCTTCCACCAGCAGTGACCTGGATCACCGGAGCCGGTTTCGTGACTCGCGGACACCGGCGCGCCCGACGCCTCATCATAAGGAAGCGTTTCTTCGGACCGACAAGGCGGTCGCCGAAGCGTCCGGTGGGACGAGCATCCGGACAGGCAACAGGCCGAGTACAGGAGGAGAGAGGGGCGGCGGCAGCAAGCAGGCAAGCTGCTGGAACTGTCGCGAAACTACCCCCGCGCCATGTCCACGAACTTGGACAGGTGGAGCTGGTGCGCCACGGTGATGGTGGCGGTGGGGCCGTTACGGTGTTTGCCGAGGATCAGGTCGGCTTCTCCGCCGCGTGGGTCGTCGCGTTCGGTGGCGTCGGGGCGGTAGAGCAGGATCACCATGTCGGCGTCCTGCTCGAGGGAGCCGGATTCACGAAGGTCGGCCACCTGAGGACGCTTGTCCTGGCGCTGTTCGGGGCCACGGTTGAGCTGGCAGATCGCGACCACCGGGACCTCGAGTTCCTTCGCCAGAAGCTTCAGGCTACGGGAGAATTCGGAGACTTCCTGCTGACGGGATTCGACCTTCTTGCCGGAGCTCATCAGCTGCAGGTAGTCGATGACGATGAGCTTGATGTCGTGTTTCTGCTTGAGCCGCCGGGCTTTTGCGCGGATCTCCATCATGGTGAGGTTGGGCGAGTCGTCGATGAAAAGCGGCGCCTCACTGATCTCGCTCATGCGCCGGGCGAGCTTCGTCCAGTCGTCGTCCGTCATCTTGCCGGAACGCATGTCACCGAGCTTGATCTTCGCCTCCGCTGACAGCAGACGCATGACGATCTCGGTCTTGCTCATCTCGAGCGAGAACATGACGCTGGCCATGCCGTGCTTCACGGAGCACGAGCGCAAAAAATCCATTCCCAGGGTCGACTTACCCACACCGGGCCGCGCTGCGACGATGATCATCTGCCCGGGGTGGAGGCCGTTGGTGATTTCGTCGAGTTCGACGAAGCCGGTGGGCACGCCCAGGGAGATGC comes from Rhodococcus oxybenzonivorans and encodes:
- a CDS encoding MCE family protein codes for the protein MISTTSVVGRRVLGLVFFLVLALFLAVTIGMFDKTFTKVVKIGLVTDTVGNALPPNADVKVRGLIVGEVRSASTKEGEVTLDLAIQPDKAELIPSNATARLLPKTLFGERYVSLIVPEGDTAPPIQAGDVLEQDKSGNAVEIGEVLDGLLPLLQAIPPQDLANTLGALSQGLSGRGTELGLTLDRLEEIFAGLNTELPAIQEDLRGIADFSQTYSEAAPDLVNALDNLRTTGNTVVEKQGEISRLLSGLIGTSSSTADLLHTNAQNIVMIAADSREALQLLGRYSPSFGCTLADFVKAAPIARELLALDDPNPGGRGTVQFINPKGRYLPNQDEPRLLDDRGPACYDNVTAPGGKFPQYPGGSFNDGSYQVPTRNPGPPSIEYFPAPAGVPDQVPGWGAEVVPASYAGSKMEQDTLDVVYGEAGGIAPEDVPSWTTLVGAPTIRGTEVTFE
- a CDS encoding dioxygenase, which encodes MTDNARHHSADAHEHDRGLTHDLRTMLSRRRALFVLGAAGASALAACSSSGSTITATSASSEEAASSAVATDGTCVAAAPQETAGPYPGDGSNGPNVLIESGVVRQDIRSSFGSYSGTAEGVPTTIELSLQDLSNDCAAGTGMAVYLWHCNRDGEYSLYGQDIAEQNYLRGVQVADSAGAVSFTSIFPACYSGRWPHIHFEVFDSLEAAVAGEDPRLTSQIAIPQDACEKVFAYDTGYAKSVSNLSDVSLQSDNVFGDGWDAELATVTGEPAGGVTISITIGVAEKSANTESAPAAPPAGGPGGGQPPYGSSRPVGPGSERIALGCR
- a CDS encoding TetR/AcrR family transcriptional regulator codes for the protein MEQITRPGFATRRRTQLFDALVDLFLAEGFAHLTLDEIAARLRCSKSTLYTLADSKEQLVREATVHFFRRATEDVESHIAEINGARERISAYLSAVGTALTAASDQFMADLDAFPPAREVYEQNTQIAAGRVKALIDDGVAGGDFRDVHAAFAADLVTTMMVRIQQRGVRDSTGLDDAHAYRELAAILTAGISA
- a CDS encoding acyl-CoA dehydrogenase family protein, yielding MAVDRLLPTDEARDLIQLTRDVADKVLAPIVDEHEKSETYPEGVFATLGEAGLLSLPYPEEWGGGGQPYEVYLQVLEEIAARWAAVAVAVSVHSLACHPLMAFGTDEQKQQWLPDMLGGNTIGAYSLSEPQAGSDAAALACKAAATDGGYVVNGAKAWITHGGIADFYNLFARTGEGSKGISCFLVPKGTEGLSFGKPEEKMGLHAVPTTSAHYDDAFVPVERRIGAEGQGLQIAFSALDSGRLGIAAVAVGLAQAALDEAVSYAKERSAFGKKIIDHQGLGFLLADMAAAVDSARATYIDAARRRDAGLPYSRNASVAKLVATDAAMKVTTDAVQVLGGYGYTRDFRVERYMREAKITQIFEGTNQIQRLVISRTLAGN
- a CDS encoding Nramp family divalent metal transporter, with the translated sequence MAGPAFIAGAWQFGPGNLASAVQAGSEYSYSLIWVIALSTVFMLVYADMSVRLGIRTPVSMISSVKDVLGRRVGVAAGVGVFIITLCFSVGNAVGSGLGLSMVFGGSPLIWSAVCTTFVGLILLFRNVYRTVERVLLVIVALLAATFVISAVIAQPDWFQAVNGLVPSIPPGGQLLVVALVGTNFSLNAAFFTSYGTHERKRTAAEYRQTTIADTVPGIVAPGIMTSLVIIVAAAVLGRADTEATTLAGLAKIFEPLAGPVGSTIFALGLSGAAFSAMVANATAGGTMLSDALDKGPSPSTLTAKRTSAVILAFGLVITILFTKSPVQLIIVAQALTVLIAPFLGFLLFVMSNNSQLMGNLRNTWWKNVIGALGFVSILSLSGLLIYELLS
- a CDS encoding dihydrodipicolinate synthase family protein, coding for MSTLDLRGLTPAPVTPFTRDGDVDYDAIARLGSWLGSVDGVKGLVVLGHAGEGTFLTQDEQVRVIAAFKDSVDGRLPIIAGITGEGTAVSVEEARRAVDAGASAGLVYPSHGWLRFGYQEGAPQDRYKAIYEGSGLPLILFQYPDVTKATYNLDTQLEIAAQPGVFATKNGVRNMRRWDREIPVLRRENPDLQILSCHDEYLLHTVFDVDGLLVGYGGLAPEPLVELIAAGKAKDYPAARAIHDRLLPVTANVYHRGSHMEGTVALKEGLVARGILEHATVRPPLLPLAEGAGAEIAAALQSAGLSAVTVPA
- a CDS encoding LacI family DNA-binding transcriptional regulator, whose protein sequence is MEANAHGKNRVVTLREVAEAAGVSTSTVSRVLDDRVPPSRSATAERVRAVADQLGYRRNTFASSLRRGHTATIGVLVPRLSDTVMALMFEAIGRAAHRLGYFTVVATTGDDPADEQQAAQTLLGRNVDGLIIASSRREDPLPRQLREQGLPHALVLRTDGVSPSSIGDDEAGGYLATRHLIDLGHTDIAVLSGPLFTSTATGRLAGAMKAVREAGITLDPDWIIESGFGIESGEDAGRRLVASSTRPTAVFAANDNLALGVMAAAHQRSLSVGEDLALVGYNDIPLAQRLPVPLTSVRTPFDQIAATALDLLFSSAAISDPIRRALPTLIPRRSSGPHKSPN